The sequence TTTAGTATAGACTTATTGGAGGATTCCACTTGCCCGTTTCCAGTTAGGTGATAAGGAGTTGAAAGTATCCTCTTAATGTACCATTTTTCAAAGAACTCGATGGtttttcttcctgtgaacttgGGCTCGTTGTCGCAGCTTATCTCTTTGGGTAAGTCAAATCGGTAGATGATGTTTTTTTATATGAAGGTGATTACCTCTTGTTCATGCACTTGGatgaatgctcctgcttccacccatttagagaaatagacTTATTAGAGGATTCCACTTGCCCGTTGCCGGTTGGGTGATAAGGAGTTGAAAGTATCCTCTTAATGTAtcatttttcaaagaactcagtgGTTTTTCCTCCTGTGAACTGGGGCTCTTTGTCGCAGCTTATCTCTTTAGGTAAGCCAAATTGGCAGATGATGTTTTTTCATATGAAGGGGATTACCTCTTGTTCATGCACTTGGGCAAATGCTCCTGCTTCCATCcaccttatagcctctcgaagataagtacggaagCCTCCGCACCGATcgacaagactctattaggccttcACATAACTTGGGAGACCTACATGAacatagtgctctgataccatgttgtcacgatccaattttccctataggccgtgatggcacccaacgtgtcgctaggcaagccaatggtgaactagcgatgtatttattctttttaataatttcaaagtagttgatttttatttattaaataaatgagAAGTGGAAAATTATAGTAACATAAAACCCGAACCAATGAAAGAGTAAATACGGTGAAATAAATTATCAAAACCATAAAGTGCCTACTAGCATGTTCCCAAGACCTGGTATCGCAAGTGTATgagaaactagtagaatatacaaaacacctatgctactgtctgaaataagacAGAcacaaagtaaatacaaaagagagactgcgGGTGCTACAGAACAGACtcagagagcagctcaccactatgcctcgcgATAACGGGGATGCACGCTTgaatgactgccagatgcacctgcctcatatCCTGCATGATTACTGTAGacgtgtagcgtgagtacataaacaacttGTACCCAGTTATAACTCTcttcaccttgtgcgtacgtagcttCCAACACAAGAAATACAccacaaaaatacacctaaagggaggagttccctcttacaaggttaggcaagagacttacctcattctcaagctcacttccggTCCACAAATGCGCTGTAAAACCTCAACTTTGTGccaaacaatccgaaactagccaaatattataaaaattaatcaatatacactcacaaattcataatttaattattagAGAAATTAACCAACCCAAATTGGacgattcctaaaattcatccccgtcCCATGTGCCTGGATTACAAAATGTTTTGAAGataatgttacccataaccttacgaaatcaaatatatagtttctacctaattccataattattttcgtggttaaatcccattattatcgaaacctagatttttcaacaatctcctaaattttttacattttaatgttaaagtttacccataatctatgtattaaacttacaCTGGGTAGGAATTACTCACCTTAAATAGCTAGGTGAAAAACCCTCTCTGCCTaggcattccttcttcgcgatcgcgaaggcaagcAGCCCAGGCCCAGAAAAATGAACATCGCGAACGCAACTGGAGCCTCGGGAACACAAAGACATGCCTGTCCTACCTACGCGAATGCAAGGGCTCCTTCGCGAATGTGATGACCAACAGTGTGCCACCCCACCAAGCTTGCCttactctttgcgaacgcggacccCTTCACGCGAACGCAAAGGACAGTGATCTAGAGTTTTGTGATGGCGAGCTCCTTCTCGCGAACGTGTAGCACAAATTCTCCATAGCCTAattccttcatcgtgaacgcaaggtcttctccgcgttcgcgaataaggaaACCAAAACAACGTATAGCAAATTATTGAACTCAACTCCAGGTTGtccgaaactcattcgagccacCCTGGACCCCGTCCATCtgcaccaacaagtctataaaTATAATACAAACCTTCTCGACCTCTTGGAATATGTAAAGCAACcacaaaactaagaatcgcaccccaaaaccaatttgAATCAACATATGAACTTCAAACTCCTCAACGTACTCcaaacgcgccgaatcatacttagactactcggaatgactccaaattttgcgtgcaagtcttacatcatcatacagaactattcccatgCTTAGAATACCAATTGTACCTTGATTACCCTAAAAcatactccaaaccaaacttcaggtcctgcacgattagtgcagacgtgtagcgtgagtacatataCAACATatgcccagtaagtatccagtctaacctcgaagaagtagtgacgaggggtttacgtagacacttactatgggccaacaaataaaatacaaaaattctatATAGGCATGGAATAtgttaataataataacacaatagcaAGCAGTGAATacatgattctttaactgataGTCAATTTAAACATCTCCAACTAACACATAATAACTCCAACAATTTCGGGCCAacaaataaattataacctctcaagtcataaatatattatcaagtgTAATTGGAATCCAagcattatcacacacgatttatgtcgaggtcgtacggcccgatccagaataatgtgtacactacctAGGATCGAatggcacaaaccatagatgcatctattataattccgaggtgaacgacccgctcccataagagtaATGTTATCGTACTGCGAGGCAAACGGTCCAATCCCGTAAGAGTAATGTTATCGTACTGCCACGGCGAAGAACCCAATCACATTAGAATAGAGatgtttacctcgctcgcggaagtacttgcgaTGCGAGAGGACATGGATTTCTCAGAGATATTAATCCTCAAATTTCCCAAAAGGAGAAGCCTACATCGATAATCACAACTTTAAATCCCTAGTCTCAACTCTATTCAAGATAGTCAATACGCAAAGTAATCACaacagtacaattaaagcatggcatGGATctaaatctacccggacataacatggaatatagctacgcaaggactctcgtcacctcatgcgcaAGTAGCTCCCCACAAAAGAAATACACCACAAAAATAAACCTAAGGGGATGATTTTCCTCTTACATGGTCaagaaagagacttacctcgttctcaagctcactttcGGACCACAAATCCGCTCTAAAGCCTTAACTTGGTACCAAACAATTCAAAactattatataaattaatcaatatacactcacaagttcataatttagctattagagaaATTAcgcaacccaaattggaagattcctaaaatttacccccgggcccacgtgctcggattccggaaatttttgaaaataaatgttacccataacttcacgaacacaaatatatagtTTCTgtccaattccataatcattttcatgattaaatctcatttttatcgaaacttaggtttttcaaaaagCTCCTAAAATTTCcacattttacatgttaaaatctacccataaactatgtattaaacttatattgggtaagaattacttaccttcaatagttATGTGAAAAACCCTCTCCAAGAAGCAACAAACTCGGCcaaggaaatgaaaaatgagagaaaatggcctaAGTCTCATTTTTAAAACAAGTCTCTGCTCAAGCATTCTTTCTTCATGATCATGGAAGAGGCCTCGCGAAGTCAAACAGCCCAGGCCTAGAAAAATGAACATCATAAACGCGGCCAAAGCCTCTCGAACGTGGAGGCTTGCCTGGCCTGGCCTATGCGAATGCGTGCGCTCCTTTACGAATGCGAAGACGAACAGTGCGCTTCCCCACCCAGCTTGCCTTACCATTCGTGAACGCGGACCCCTTCACACGAATATGAAGGCCAGTGGCCCACTGTTTTGTGATTGTGAGCTCCTTTTCGCAAACACATAGCATAAAATAGCCCCAGCCCAATTCCTTTATTGCGAACGTGAGgccttctccgcgttcgcgaagcaggAAACTAGAACAACAGATAGCAAATTTTTTAACTCAactccgggtggtccgaaactcacctgagccacccgggaccccgtcACCCTGCACCAACaagtatatacatataatatggaCCTGTACGAGCTCTCGGAACAagtaaaacaataataaaactaagaatcgcaccccaaaaccaaattgaatcaacgtATGAACTTCAAACTCCTCAACTTACTCCGAATGTGCCGAATCAttcttagactactcggaatgatgccaTATTTTACGTGCAAGTATTAAATCATCATAAGGAACTATTCCCAGCCTCAAAATACcaaatggacctcgataacaccaaaacctactccaaaccaaacttaaagaacttggaaaccttcaatgtgccaactttcaatattaagcaccgaaatgctcccgagtcatccaaaacccaatccgaacatatgcccaagtccaacatcatcatacaaacctattggcacatcaaatcccgatttcgaggtcttttactcaaaatgttCACTCAAGTCAATCTTAATCATTAtaagccactattaaggaactaagtgttccgattttaattcaaacccttccaaacccgaattAACCTTccgcacaagtcataaaatagtaaaattccatacgaggagtcttaattaagggaacggggatctaaaaagcaaaatgacaGGTTGGGTCATTACAGGAGGCGCTCGCCTGCTTAGTGAATTACCACAGCATATTTTTGACACTGCTCACATTTCTTCACAAATCCTAGGGCATATTTTTTCATGGTGGGCAAATGATACCCATCCCGTATGAGGCACCTGACAAGTGCTTAATTACCGGAGTGACTGTCGCAATGACCTTCAAGGACTTCCTTGAGGACGCGCTGGGTTTGGTTTGGGCCTAAGCATTTTGCCAAGGGACCTCCATACGTTCTCTTGTACAAGTCGTTGTGAAGAAGGTTGTATATGGTTACTTGCATTATTagctttttttcttcctttttgtcatttggaagGGTGCCGTCTTGGAAATAGTTTATAATGCAATTGTGCCAGTCCTAAGTCAGATTTATAGATTTTACCTCGATATGGTCCAAAGCCGAGTAGAGGAGATGAACCACACTCTTATTCCCAGGAGTTACACTTTTTGTGGTGGTGGCCAACTTGGCGGGTCCGTCAGCTtcggtgttcggattttgtggaatTTGGTCGAGCTGGCAATCATCAAAACTGGGTAACAATCTACAAATCTCGGTCTGATATTTCTGCAATCTTTTCTCTTTAATTCGAAAAGTCCTAGTAACCTGGTTGACTACGAGCTGAGAATCGCAATGAAGCTTTAATTGCTTCAATCCATACTTGAGTGCCAGTCTTaatcctgcaattacggcctcatactcggccttgtCTGTCATGTTCGTGCACCTTATAGATTTGTCAATTATCTCACCGGTGGGGACCTCGAGTATGAGTCTAAGCCTGGACCCATATGCATTGGATACGCCATCAGTGTACAGGACCCAAAGGTCCTTTGTTTGAAGAGAAGCTTGAGTGGCTTCCTTTTCAGCCTCCGACATTTCTTTTAGGCTAAAGTCTATGATGACATCGGCAAGTACTAGCGACTTTATTGCTACTTGTGACTTCATCGCTATGCGAGGCTGATAAGTGATGTAGTGCTTGCTTAACTTGATGACCCATTTGGCCAGCCTTCCCGACAACGCGAGCTTGTGTAATATGCTTCTTAATGGAAAAGTTATGATGACCGAGATAGGGTGGCACTTAATATAAGGTCTAAGTTTATGCGAATCTATGACCACGGTCAAGGCAAGTTTCTCAAGATGAGGGTATCTCATCTCGGCATCAACAAATGTTTTACTGAtgtaataaattggagattgcaTACCTTCTGTTTTTTCGAACCAAGACTGCACTTACTGTTGCTTCTGAGATGGTGAGATAGACGAGGAGGCATTCCCCAGGTTCAGGTTTTGAGAGCAGGTGTAGTGATGACAAGTACACCTGCAGTTCTTGAAGTACTTGTACATACTCGGTCTTCCATTCGAGGTTGTTATCCTTTTTTAGTACCTTTAAAATCCTGTGACattgtcacaaccccaaaccggatccagtcatgatggcacctctcgtgaagacaaggccagccgacacaattcccaaattcaattcaataatgttaataagtcaatttaatgCCTTTTCAATTATTCAGATATTGCATAATGTGAGTTTAAATGAACACTGCAGAAATAAATATAGCCCGGCAtcggggtatcacaagtcacgagcatctactagggtctaaatacaactgaaaagtcCAAAATGTACGAAATATAgactaatgaaataaagagaaagaaaagcagtgctgcgaacgccggcaactaccttgctaaactccgatgactctgcctccgatcagccaatacccgctaccgggttaaaatctacccataatctatgtattaaacttgcattgggtaggaattacttaccttcaatagttATGTGAAAAACCCTCTCCAAGAAGCATCAAACTCAACcaaggaaatgaaaaatgagagaaaatggcctaagtcccgttttCAAAACAAGTCTCTGCCCAAGCATTCTTTCTACATGATCGTGGAAgaggcctcgcgatcgcgaaggcaaatAGCCCAGGCCCAGAAAAATGAACATAAAAAATGTGACCAAAGCCTCTCAAATGCGGAGGCTTGCTTGGCCTGGcctggcctacgcgaacgcgagtgcTCCTTTATGAATGCGAAGACCAACAGTGCACCACCCCACCCAACTTGCCTTACCCTTTGTGAACACGGACCCCTTTACACGAACGTGAAGGCCAGTAACCCACTGTCCGTGATCATGAGCTCCTTTCGCAAACACATAGCACAAAATATCCCCAGCCCAATTCCTTTATTGCGAATGTGAGGCCTTCTCCGCGTTGGCGAAGAAGGAAGCTAGAAAAGCAGATAGCAGATTTTTGAACTCAACTGcgggtggtccgaaactcactcgagccaccCGAGACCCCGTCACCCtgcaccaacaagtctataaacataataTGGACCTGGCCGAGCTCTCGGAACacgtaaaacaacaacaaaactaagaatcgcaccccaaaaccaaattgaatcaacgtATGAACTTCAAACTCCTCAACTTACTCCGAATGCGCCGAATCAtgcttagactactcggaatgataccataTTTTACGTGCAAGTATTAAATCATCATaaggaactattcccaggctcagaaTACCAAGCGGACCTCGATagcaccaaaacctactccaaaccaaacttcaagaacttggaaaccttcaatgtgccaactttcaatattaagcaccgaaatgctcccgagtcatccaaaacccgatccgaacatatgcccatgTCCAacattatcatacgaacctattggcaCAACAAATCCCGGTTtcgaggtcttttactcaaaacgttgactcaagtcaaacttaaccattataagccactattaaggaactaaatattccgattttaacccaaacccttccaaacccaaaTTAACcttccccgcaagtcataaaatagtaaaagcccATACGAGGAGTCTTAATTAAGGGAACATGGATCTAAAAATCAAAACAACAGGTCGAGTCATTACAGGAGGCGCTCGCCTGCTTAGTGAATTACCAGAGCATATTTTTGACACTACTCGCATTTCTTCACAAATCCAAGGGCGTCATTTCTCATTGTGGGCAAATGATACTCGTCACGTATGTAAGTGCTCAATTATCGGAGTGACTATCACAATGACCTTCAAGGTCTTCCTTGAGGACGTGTTGGGTTTGGTTTTGGCCTAAGCATTTTCCCAAGGGACCTCCATACGATATCTTGTACAAGTCGTTGTGAAGGAGGTTGTATATGGTAGCTTGCATTCTTagctttttttcttcctttttgttGTTTGGAAGGGTGCCGTCTTGGAAATAGTATATAATGCAAgtgcgccagtcccaagtcagATTTATAGAGTTTACATCGATATGGTCCCAAGCCGAGTTGAGGAGATGAACCACACTCTTATTCCCAGGGGTTACACTTTTTGTGGCGGCGGACAACTTGGCGAGTCCGTCAGCTTTGGTGTTCTGATTTCATGGAATTTGGTCAAGCTGGCAATCATCGAAACTGGGTAACATTCTACAAATCTTGGTCTGATATTTCTGCAGTCTTTGGTCTTTAATTAAAAAAGTCCCAGTAACCTGGTTGACTACGAGCTGAGACTCGCAACGAAGCTTTAATCGCTTCGCTCCATACTTGAGTGCCAGTCTTAATCCTGCAATTACCGCCTCATACTCGACCTTGTTTGTCATGTTCGTGCACCTTTTAGATTTGTGAATTATCTTACCGGTGGGGACCTCGAGTATAAGTCTAAGCTTGGACCCATATGCATTGGATACGCCATCGGTGTACAGGACCCAAAGGTCCTTTGTTTGAAGATAAGCTtgagtggcttcattttagcctCCAGCATTTCTGTTATGCTAAAGTCTGTGACGACGTTGGCGAGTACTAGCGACTTTATTACTACTTGTGACTTCATCGCTATGCGAGGCTGATAAGTGATGCAGTGCTCAATTAACTTGATAGACCATTTGGCCAGCTTTCCTGACAACGCGAGCTTGTGTAATATGCTTCTTAAAGGAAAGGTTATGACAACCGAGATAGGGCGGCGCttaaaatatggtctaagcttatGTGAAGCTATGACCACAGCCATGACAAGTTTCTCAAGATGAGGGTACCTCGTCTCGGCATCGACAAATGTTTTACTGAtgtaataaattggagattgcaTACCTTTTGTTTTTTCATACCAAGaccacacttactgttgcttctGAGACGGTGAGATAGACGAGGAGGCATTCCCCGGGTTCAGGTTTTGAGAGTAGGTGTAGTGATAACAAGTACACCTTCAGTTCTTGCAGTACTTGTACATACTTGGTCTTCCATTCAAGGTTGTTATCCTTTTGAGTACCTTTAAAATCCTGTgacattgtcacgaccccaaatcagATCCGGTCGTGaaggcgcctctcgtgaagataaggccagccgacacaattccgaaattcaattcaataatgttaataagtcaatttaatgCCTTTTCAATTATTCAGATATTGCATAATGTGAGTTTAAATGAACACTACAAAAATAAATATAgaccgacatcggggtgtcacaagtcacgagcatctactaggctCTAAATACAACTAAATGTACAAAATACGGACTAAtgaaataaagagggagaaaaaCAGTGCTGCAAACGccgacaactaccttgctaaactccgatgactctgcctccgatcagccaatacCCGATACTGggctcagaaatacctgaatttgcacaaacaaggtgcagggagtaaagttagtactccaacttagtgagtaataatcataactaaagtctgaatggtaagaaatcacgaaGAGTGCATTaacatgttgtatagaagcagttcaaacaccagtaagaaagcaatgaagctataaaatttcttaaaatatcttagctcaatttaaacttctttgaaaattaCCTTCTCAACAGTTgggcaaatgaatgcaaaacaattagtgcagataagcacaaaaatatgcccctcgggcacaaatacacaattaaacaggtacatgatatgcaaataagaaagataagcacataaggttcgcccctcgggcacaatgtcaacaaatccgcccctcgggcaatatctcagaacaataccagcccctcaggcaatcacatagaacaataccagcccctcgggcgatatctcacatcacaataggtacccgcgctcactgggggtgtgcagactcctagaggggccccttacggcccaagcgcaatatcaagccatctcgtggcatcatctctagggtctcagcctcatatcaacaagccacctcgtggcgtacatatctcaggccctcgtcctcataATCAAAATCAGTGTATCACCGCTACGGCGTGTAGCATGGCCTAAATgtatcctcacaatataggccctcagccttactcagtctaAAAttacataagccactcgggcaacagtaaaagatgatgctcagcccaaaatatgatttaaaatatcatttcaagtgttaaagcaaagtaaacatggttgagtttggaaaacagtgaaaaataacatgactgactTCAAGcattaaatcaaaacagtgaggaaacatcaacaaaaatccccgaagggttcaaatagttggcacgaagcccaaatgtaacattcaacccaaataatgatgatagcaaatagatttcagtcaaatacgcgataaaaccatcaatcgggatggaccaagtcacaatccccaatagttcacaaccccatgctcgtcatcaagtGCGTGTCTCACTTCAATATagtactacgatgtgcaatccggggtttcaacagtaaaacatgatgctcagcccaaaatatgattgaaaatatcatttcaagtgttaaattAGAGTAAACATGGATGAATTTGGAAAACagtagaaaataacatgactgagttcaagcataaaatcaaaacagtgaggaaacatcaacgaaaatccccgaagggttcaaatagttggcacggagcccaaatatggcattcagttcaaataatgatgatagcaaatagatttcagtcaaatacgcggtaaaatcatcaatcgagacagacgaagtcacaatccccaatagtgcacgaccccacgctcgtcatcaagcatgtgtctcacttcaatatagcactatgatgtgcaatccgaggtttcaaacccttagaacatcatttacaatcattactcacctcgatccagtccaaactctagtcCACGATGCCTTGCCCGCATGAAGCGACCTCCGGATACTCCAAATATAGCCACaatcaatacataattattaaaatatgcaaagggaaagaagcccactcaaaaatatccaattttacatcaaaatcccaaaattgctcaaaccGCCCCCCACGTcacggaattcgataaaattaacatcaatggaatcctcatcctcacacgagtctatacatatcaagaacatcaaaattggacctcaaatggcacctcaaatccccactcaaaggtctcttaatctcaagccctaattacccatttttgctACTGATGTTTCCATGGATTTCAAgctcacaaagatagaattcatcatagaaacaagtttaggatccaaaaatcttacctccatgaaatcctcttgaattccctcCTCAATCagctctcccaagcttcaaaatCATCCAACAATGGAGGTTCTTAGCCTCAAAATCGCAGAACAgcccttttaaatcattctgcccaggcataaaAATCGTTCTTCACGAACACggtcaatgcctcgcgttcgcgaagcaaaaaaTAACATTGACCAAAcattcttcttcgcgatcgcgaccagaCCATTGCAAACGTGATTCTTCCTCAGACAACGCTTCGCAAACGCACCCTTTCACCCGCGAACGCAATGAATAACCTTACCTCAACCCAGCTGACCATTCtcccctatgcgaacgcggcatggacctcgcgaacgcgatgcacaagacTCTAGCCCTTCACAAACGTGGAGCCttactcgcgaacgcgtaggctaatTCCTCAGCCTCACCAGCTAACTCTTCGCAAACGCAAAGGTCAAATTTCTTGAAATCCTTCAGCAGTTTTCTGCAACTTTTAAAAACATGAAA is a genomic window of Nicotiana tabacum cultivar K326 chromosome 16, ASM71507v2, whole genome shotgun sequence containing:
- the LOC142170423 gene encoding uncharacterized protein LOC142170423, yielding MKSQVAIKSLVLADVIIDFSLKEMSEAEKEATQASLQTKDLWVLYTDGVSNAYGSRLRLILEVPTGEIIDKSIRCTNMTDKAEYEAVIAGLRLALKYGLKQLKLHCDSQLVVNQVTRTFRIKEKRLQKYQTEICRLLPSFDDCQLDQIPQNPNTEADGPAKLATTTKSVTPGNKSVVHLLYSALDHIEVKSINLT